CCTACAACGACGTGTTGACCGATCTTCGACGCAGCAAAGTTGTCTTTAACGCACCCTTTGGCGATCCCAACCTGCAGCTGCCTGAGGAGCCCCTATGTCCCGGCGGCGTTCACACTGAATACCGGCACCTGGTGCAACACCAGCGACTTCGTTTGCGGCTCCAGCAAGAACTTGCTCCAAACCGCCGGGCATTGACTTTACGGCGTGCCCAGCAGCACCCAGCAAAGCCCCATCGACGCCGCGACGCAGGAAGTGGCCGCCCGGATTGCTAGGGCCAAGCCTTTTCTGGCGCAGTTCCTGGACACCACCGCTCACAACCCGGCACCCACTTCCGGGCCCAATGTCCACGCGTCCGGCATTGACATTGCCCTGGTGTTGGACACCAGCTTGTCCATGGCGCCCAACGTGACCCTGGCCAGGAACTTGGCACCATTTCAGGGAGGCCAGCTCGCCGCCATGAATGGCAGCATTGCACCGGTCGGCTACACGGATAGCGCCACTAACTCCGCCACCGCGCTCTCGGACTTCTCCACCACCATCGCCGACGTTCAGGCCAAACTGGATGCCATTATTCCTTCAGGGACCGACACAGCACCTCAGGGCGTGGTGGGGGACCTTGCCACGCCACTGTCCGGTCTCACTTGGCGCCCTGACGCCACGAAGGCCGTGATCGTGCTCACTGATGCCCAGCTGAGCCCGGCCGTCCTGCCCAGCCTTCCCGCTCTGCTGGCGAAGGTGAATGCCCTCGGTGCGCTCGGTGACTACGCGAAGGTCAGGTTTTACCCTGTAGTGCCGTCCGCTGTGCCTCCTGTGGCCATTTTGGCACACCCGTCGTATTCGCCTCCCGGTCGGCGAAGCCATCACCTTCAAAGCCTCGCAGTCCTACTCACCCAACAGCACCCTTGCAAGTTTTGCCTGGAACTTCAACGGCGACGGCATCATTGATCAGACCACCCCCGGCCCCACGGCAACGCACACCTACACCGCAGCCTTCGTGGGCAAGGCCACGGTGTCCGCCGTAGATGCCAATAGCGTCCAAACAACAACCGAGGCGGCGGTTTCCATTGATACCAGCCTCCAGCCGGCCCTTCCCAGTGCGGCCACCAAGCTGGCAGCAGTGCACAGTGCCACCAGCTCCACCGGCGCATCCGTGAGCTGGGAACCGACAGACGACACCGCCGCAGGCTTTGTGGGTGCCACCATCACCACAGTGCTCAAGGCAGTTCCCCCAAGGTTCAACGGATGAGAAGTTGGCTGCCACCGGCGCCAACAACACCGCCGCATGGCTGGGCGGCGGGATTCTCCTGCTGGTACTTGGTTCAGGGGCCTTGGTGTTCTTGCGCCGCTGGAACCAGCTGTAGAAATCCGCCCCGGTTAGGTGCGCAACCTTCAGTTATGGGATACTTGGGGGCAGATCTTATTCGGATCTTTTCAATGATTGGAGGCAGCCATGTCAAAGCGTTCACGCAAGCGTCGGGACCGTAAGGGTAGCGGCGCAAACCACGGTAAGCGCCCCAACGCATAAGTCTTGACTTACGCGCAAAGGCCCGTTCCGCCATGATGGTGGGACGGGCCTTTGCGTTGTGGATAGAGTGGAAGTGAAATTCCTCCACAGAAAGCCGTAGACATGTTTGCCCTGGTACTGCTGACCATGCTGCCGTTCGTCTGGTTTGGCATGATCGTGGCCATTTCCTTCATTGAGACGCCGTTGAAGTTCCGTGCACCGGGAATGACGCACGCGCTGGGCGTGGGTATTGGCCGGCTAGTCTTCACGGCGCTGAACTATGTGGAGGCCTTACTGGCCGCAGCAATTGTGGCGGCCTGGCTCTTCGCTGGTGAGCTGGTCAGCGCGATGGCTGGCGCGTTGCTGATTCTGTCCATCGCGGCCTTGGGGCTGCAAATGCTGGTCTTGCGCCCGGCCATGGGCCAGCGGACCAAGGCCCTGGCCCAGACTGCGGTGACGCACGACGGCGCCGCTCCCGTGAAAGCCAAGATCGGCACCGCCATGCACATCGCCTACATCGCGTCCGAGGGGCTGAAAGTTCTTGCCCTGCCCATAGCCGGCATCCTCATCGTGCTGGCTGTGGCAGCCTAGCTCCCATGGGCATCTCGGCACAGGCCAGCCAGCACCTAAAATCCGGTAGAACGGCGTCGCACTTGAACGCCTACCAGCCTACGCACCAGGACAGCGCCGCGACCCGTCCTGATATTGCCACCCGGGAAGACATCCTCACGCTCGTGGAAACTTTTTACACGCGAGCGTTTGCCGACCCGCTCATCGGCCCCATCTTCACGGAGGTGGTGCACATGGACCTGGTCAGGCATATGCCCATCATGGCCGACTTTTGGCAGACAGTGCTGTTCAAGGCGGGCCTTTACAGCAGGAATGCGCTGAAGATCCACGTCGACATCCATGTCAAGGAGCCCCTGACACTGGCTCATTTCAACCGTTGGTTGCAGTTGTGGAGCACCACTGTTGATGAACTCTTTAGCGGCGAAAAGGCGGAGATGGCTAAGGTCCAGGCACACCTGATCGCCGGATCCTTGCATCGCCGGGTGACGGGCCGGGCTGCAAGCCAGCACCGCACCATTTCGATGCGGCTGCCCGAGGGCTAGAGGGCCCACCAGAAGGCTAAACTCCCGCGGGCCTACCCGCATGCAGGCGGGCCAAAATTGCCGCCTTGAGCGTCTCGGGGGCCGCTTCTTTACACGAACGCTTCACCACTGTCCGGATCACGCACTCGAGGTCGTATTCCTGGGAGCAGTCGGCGCATCCGTCCAGGTGCGTCTTGATCTCCGTAAGGTCCGCACGGGACAGCGCCCCGTCGAGGTATTCATAAATTCGGGCGATGCGTTCGTCGTCGCAATCACCCAGGCTCTGGCAGTCGCCCATCGTTATTTCTCCGTTTCCTTAAGTTCGTTCGCGGTGCCATTGGCATATCCGCGTTCCACAGCATATTCGCCCAGCATGTCCCGCAAAAGCTTCCGCCCTCGGTGCAACCGTGACATCACGGTCCCGATAGGGGTGTTCATGATCTCTGAAATTTCCTTGTACGCATAACCTTCGACGTCGGCAAAATACACTGCCAGCCGGAACTCCTCCGGGATGGCCTGCAACGCGCTCTTCACATCGGAGTCCGGCAGGTGATCCAGGGCCTCAGTCTCGGCGGACCGCAGGCCCCTGGAGGTGTGCGACTCGGCACGTGCCAGCTGCCAATCCTCAACGGAATCAGCATTGGACTGCAGTGGCTCACGCTGACGTTTGCGGTACAAGTTGATGTACGTGTTGGTCAAAATCCTGTACAGCCACGCCTTGAGATTGGTGCCGGGCTTGTATTGGTGAAAAGCCGAAAAGGCTTTAGTGTAGGCCTCTTGCACCAGGTCCTCGGCGTCGCTGGGATTGCGTGCCATGCGCATGGCTGCCGAATATAACTGGTCAACGTATTGCATGGCGTCACGTTCAAAACGGATACGGCGGGCCTCCACCGTCTCGGTGGCAACATCTACGGTATCCACATCGGTATTCACCGTTGCCGCAACCTCGCGGGAAAGGCCGCTGCGTCGTTGCGCGTCGGACTCAATGACTTGCTCAGGCTCGGAAATGTTCATTACAGAGAAGTCTACTGTCAGTGTCTGCATTGCCACCTTTCCTCATAGGTTCATACCCTCCCAAGTCGGGCTATGCGCCGCTGTTTGTACACATGCAAACCCGGCAACGCCGTCGAATATTCCGCAAACCACGTCTCAAAGTGCGAGACTTGGAACAAGGTTCAAACGTTCGCCCGTAGCACCAGAGGTTTCACAGCACTTAAACGAAAGGCCGTACCTTGTCACTAGTTCGCGCACTTGCCCGCCCCATGCTTGCCTCGTCCTTCATCCTTTCCGGTTTGGAACGGCTGCGTCATGCAGACCAGACGGCGGAGCAGCTCTCCCCCGTCCTGAGCCGCATTTCTGCCGCACTGCCGGTACAAACCAGCGAGAAGTCCCTAGCCAAGATCCTGGCTGGAGTTCAGGTGGGTGCTGGCGTGCTGGTGGCCACCGGAAAGTTCTCCCGTCCCGCCGCCGTCGTTCTGGCCATGACGGCCGGGCTGGGCACCGTTGTGGAGTATCGCAGCGCCGCCACGGACACCAAGGAGGGAAAATCACACCGCCGCAGCCAGCTAGCCAAGAACATCGGGCTGCTGGGCGGGGCCCTGCTGGCCAGCGTTGACACGGCAGGCCGCCCGGGCCTTGCCTGGCGTGCCGAACGGCTCATCGAGTCCGGCAAGAAGACCGCCACCAAGAAGATCCACACCGCAGACAAGAACGTTCGTGCGCTCGCCCACGACGTGACAGGACAGTAACCACCCCATGACATCCGCCCCTTGGCCCGCACCGTTTGCCGCAACACCCTTGGACGCCACCGTCACCATTCCGGCATCCAAATCGCTGACCAACAGGTACCTGGTTCTGGCTGCCGTGGCCGACGGCGTGTGCCGGCTGCGCGCGCCCCTGGCCTCTAGGGACTCCGATCTGATGATCCAGGCCCTGCGCGCCCTGGGCGCGGGGATCCAGGAAGTACCCGGGAGCGGACCCGTGCCGGATCTGGTGGTCACCCCCATCCCCGCTGGCCATTGCGTGGATGCGTCCGTCGACTGCGGGCTAGCCGGGACTGTCATGCGTTTTGTCCCCCCGCTGGCCGCGCTGCTGTCAGGGGAGGTGAGCTTCGACGGCGACCCCGCCGCCAGGGTGCGCCCCATGGCCCCCATTGTGGCCGCCCTGGCGGGTCTGGGTGTCAAGGTCAGTGACGGTGCCGACGGGCTGATGCCGTTCACGGTCCACGGCACCGGCACTGTTCGTGGCGGCCATGTGGCCATCGATGCCGCCGGCTCCTCACAGTTCATCTCGGCCATCTTGTTGGTGGCCGCCCGGTTCACGCAGGGCCTGCACCTGGAGCACACCGGAGAATCGGTGCCCAGTGTTGACCATATTTCCATGACGGTTCAGGTGCTGCGGTCCCTGGGTGTCACGGTGGATGACTCCACCCCTAAGCACTGGATAGTTGCCCCGGGTCCCATTGCGGCCTTTGACGTGGTCCTGGAGCAGGACCTCTCCAACGCGGGCCCGTTCCTGGCCGCCGCTCTGGCCTCGCGCGGCACCGTGCGGATCCCGAACTGGCCGCTGAATACCACCCAAGTCGGAGATAAGTGGCGTGAGATCCTGCCACAGTTCGGTGCCACCGTCAGCCTGGACGACGGCGTCTTGACGGTGACGGGAGGGCCCGAAATTCTCGGTGTCGACATTGCCGACACCAGCGAACTTGCCCCCTCCGCGGCCGCCCTCTGCGCCCTAGCCACGGGCCCGTCTCGGCTGCGGGGCATCGCCCATCTGCGCGGACACGAGACGGACCGGCTCGCGGCGCTGGTTGCCGAGATCAACGCCCTGGGCGGGAACGCCGTCGAAACTCCGGACGGGCTGATCATCAACCCCGCCCCGCTGCACGGCGGGGTGTTCCACAGCTACGAGGACCACCGCATGGCCACGGCCGGTGCCATCATCGGGCTCGCCGTGCCCGGCGTCACGGTGGAAGATATCGCCACCACCGCCAAAACCATGCCTGCCTTCCCGCAGATGTGGGCCGACATGGTGGCCCAGACCACTGTGACCGAAGCGTAGGCCGATGGCAAACGATTACAGCACCTGGGACGAATCAGATGTCAGGGTCAGGCCCAACAAAAAGGGCAGCAGGCCACGCACCAAGGACCGACCGGCACATGATGACGCCGTCATTGGACGCATCATCACGGTGGACCGTGGCCGTTACACCGGCATCGTGGACGAGGACCTGCCCACCGAGCGCCTACTCATCGCCGCGAGGGCCCGCGAACTGCGCCGCTCCCCCGTGGTGGCCGGCGACTTCGTAGCCCTGGTGGGTGACACCTCAGGCAAGCCGGACACCCTGGCACGCCTGGTGCGCGTGGAGGAACGCCGCACACTGTTGCGCCGCAGCGCCGATGACACGGACCCGATTGAGCGCGTAGTGGTGGCCAACGCTGACCAGCTGGTCATCGTGGTGGCCGCGGCCAACCCCGAGCCGCGCACGGGTTTCATCGACAGGGCCCTGGTGGCCGCCTACGATTCGGGCATCGCCCCGATTCTGCTGATCACCAAGGCAGACATCAAGGACCCTGCCGAACTGCTGGCCAACTACGAGCACCTGGAGATGACAGTCATCATCAGCCGCACTGCTTCCGCAGGCGCCGCAGACGCCGCCTCCGCCATTGACGCGCGCAGCGACGACGGTGACTCCGCCCTTTTGGCTGGCGGCGCCGTCGAACAGCTGCGGGAATTCCTTGACGGCAAGGTCAGCGTCATGGTCGGGCACTCGGGTGTGGGCAAGTCCACTATGGTCAACGCGCTCACCGGCTCCCAGCGTGCCACGGGCGGCGTGAATGCCGTGACGGGTCGCGGCCGGCACACCTCATCCTCGGCGCTGGCCCTGCGATTGAAGGACGGCGAGCCCCGCTCCTGGATCATTGACACCCCGGGCATCCGCTCCTTCGGGCTGGCCCATGTGAACCCCGACAGGATCTTGGCGGCCTTCCCCGACCTGCAACCAGGTACCGACGACTGCGAACGCGGTTGCAAGCATGACAGCGTCGCCGTCAACTGTGGCCTGGACCCGTATGTTGCCGCCGGTCATGCCGGCGACGCCGGGCCGGCACGGCTGGCGTCGCTGCGGCGCCTGCTGGGCACCAGCGACCGCACCGAAGGGCGCGCCGAGGCCAAGGAACTTGGCCAGATCGACTGACCGGCGGTCGAGACCTGGCCAACTCGCCACCGCAGGCGATCCGGCATTTTTCCGGCGACTATCCGACGCGTCGGCCTGTTCCCCGCCCGCGTGCCAGCCAGCCTAGTCCCCCAACTACCGATAACGTGGTGAGTATGACGCCCCCACAGACGTACAACGATGACCTCCGCCTGGCCCATGTCCTGGCCGACACCGTCGATTCCCTGACCATGTCCCGTTTCAAGGCCCTGGATCTGCAGGTTGAGACCAAGCCGGATCTGACGCCTGTGACCGATGCAGACAAGGCGGCCGAGGAGTCCATCCGTAGCCAGCTGTCCCGGGTCCGTCCCCGCGATGCCGTGCTCGGTGAGGAGTTTGGCAGCAGCGGCCACGGCTCGCGGCGTTGGATCATCGACCCGATCGATGGCACCAAGAATTTTGTGCGCGGCGTTCCGGTCTGGGCCACATTGATCGCCTTGGTCGACGAGGGCCGGCCGGTGGTGGGCCTTGTCAGCGCGCCGGCTTTAGGCAAGCGGTGGTGGGCTGCCGAGGGCACCGGAGCGTACATGGGCAAATCCCTGGCCGCCGCAACCCGCATCCGAGTCTCTAACGTCACCGAGCTCTCCGACGCTTCCCTTTCCTACTCCTCGCTGACCGGATGGGCCGAACGCGGCAACCGGGAGGAATTTCTGGGGCTCACCGACGACGTGTGGCGCACCCGCGCGTACGGCGACTTTTGGTCGTACTGCATGGTTGCCGAAGGCGCCGTTGACATTGCCTGCGAGCCCGAGCTGAACTTGTATGACATGGCCGCCCTGGTACCGATCATCACCGAGGCCGGCGGACGCTTCACCTCGCTCGAGGGCGTGGATGGACCCTTCGGCGGCAACGCCTTGGCCACTAATTCCATTTTGCACGCAGAGGTCTTGCGCCGCTTGAACCCGGGCTGGGATGACCTCCTCGCCTAATCCTTTCATCAAGCACAGGTGAGTTAAGTACGACGGCGGTCACCGCCGTCGTACTTTTTTTGCCTTTGCTCGGTAGTCACCACCGCCCGTTACCCGGCGTAACAAATGCGTCGGGCCCGCCGTTGGGCTACTATTTTTTGCATAGGTCACGAGTGCCAGCGCTAAACCCCGGTTTGCTGGCCGGCAACCCTCCTTTCGCGGCGGGGTGCCCCGGGTGACGACCTGGCCTGGCCGGAGCGGTCATGGCAAGCGCGGATTTTTTGGCTCTGTCTGCTTTTTTGACGGCGGGGTCAGATAAGAATCCTTCCTTTAAGGAAGCCTCATGAGTTCTGCCATCTTGGAAAACATTTCCCTCGCCAGTTCACCGTTGCTGCCCGTGGTGGGCAACGACCTCAAAGCCCCGTTGATCCACGGCGCTAGTGTCCGGTACGCCAACCTGGACTACGCCGCGTCGGCCCCGGCTGTGGAGGATGTGGCCGCGCACTTGGCGCAGATTCTGCCCTACTACGCCAGTGTGCACCGCGGCGCAGGATTCGCCTCACAGGTGAGTACCTCGGTGTATGAAAATGCACGGCACATTGTGGCTAATTTTCTCGGTGCCCGGCCCGATGACACCGTCATCTTCACCCGCAACACCACCGATTCCCTGAACCTCCTGGCTGGCTGCGTGCAGACCCTGCTGGAAAGCAACTCCAACGCCAACGGTGAGGTCCTGTACCTGGACATTGAGCACCACGCGAACCTGCTGCCGTGGCAGGCGCTGCCCCACCGTTCGGTCGTCGCAGGTGACACCATCGCCGCCACATTGTCCCGTGTGGAGACGCAGCTGCGGGCAGGAAATGTGGTGCTCCTGGCTATCACGGGCGCCTCAAATGTGACAGGCGAAGTGCTCCCTGTGGCGGAATTTTCCGCCCTGGCCCACAAGTACGGGGCCCGGATTGTGGTGGATGCGGCCCAGCTGGCACCCCACCGGCGCATCGACATCGCAGCCAGCGGCATCGACTACGTGGCGTTCTCCGGGCACAAGCTCTATGCACCCTTTGGTGCGGGGGTGCTGGTTGGCCGCTCCGATTGGCTGGACACAGGCAAACCGCATCTGGCCGGCGGCGGCGCCGTCAAGGACGTCCGGATGGAATCGGTGCTGTGGACGCAGGGCCCGGCCCGGCATGAGGCCGGCTCCCCCAACGTACTCGGCGCCGCCACCTTGGCCAGGGCCGCCCAGGTACTCGGCGCGTTGGACGCGAATCAATGGCACGACCACGAGCAGCAGCTGCGCTCCCACCTGGTATCCGGGCTTCAGGAGCTCGACGGCGTCACGGTCCACCAGCTCTTCACCGACTCGGACGCCTACGCCGAGTGCGGTTCCATCGGCGTAGTGAACTTCTCCATCGCCGGGTACGACGCCGGACTGGTCGCCGCCTACTTGTCCGCCGAGCATGGCGTGGGCGTGCGTGACGGCAAGTTCTGCGCCCACCCGGCGCTGCGCCGCCTGGGCCTGGCCTCGGGGTCGCTGCGTGCCAGCTTTGGTCTAGGCTCCCGGCTGGAGGACGCGCAGCGTCTGATCGACGGCGTGGGCGCCCTCCTGCGCAACGGGTTGGGCTGGGACTATGTAGTGGACGCCGGACGCTGGGTGCCCGCCAACGATTCGCGCACCTTTCCATCGTGGGCGCCGAACACGCCCGGAACCGCCGGCGCAGCCCCCTGCGCCACCGACTGAGGTGCTCCGGAGCTCGAGCTTGTCCGGACCCCGGTAGAGTGGACGGCGGAAACGGCACAACTATTCAGGAGTGGCATGGCGGGGACGGGCGGACCGGTCTTTGACAGCACGCGGCGCACAGAGATGGCCAACGCTTTTCAGGCGGGCGGCAAACACTATGACGATGTCCGCCCAAGCTATCCGCTGGCGTCATTGGAGTGGCTTAGCGCCGGCGCCGATATCCGCGATGCACTGGACGTCGGCGCCGGAACCGGCAAGTACACCCAACTGTTGACAGGGCGCGGGTGGGCGGTGACCGCCGTCGACCCTTCAACGGACATGCTCGAGCAACTGCGGCACAAGCTGCCACAGGTTCAGGCCCTGGTGGGACGGGCCGAGGACCTTAACCTGCCGGCGGATTCTGTTGACGTGGCCGTGGTGGCGCAGGCCTGGCACTGGTGCGATCCATTGCTGGCCAGCACGGAGCTTGCCCGCGTGCTGCGCCCTGGCGGAATTCTTGGGCTCATCTGGAACCAGCTCGATGTCAGCGTGCCGTGGGTGCACCGGCTGGCCCGGATCATGCATGCAGGGGACGTCCACAAGCCAGGCTTTCGCCCCGACGTGGGGCCCGAATTTCATGACCTTCAAAGCCATGCAACTCTCTGGATGCAGGTAGCCACGCCCGAGGACCTGCTGGAGCTAGTCAAATCCCGTAGCTACTATTTGAAAGCCAACGACACCATCCGGGCCAAGGTCCAGGGCAATCTTCGCTGGTACTTATTCGAGCATCTGGGCCATGCTCCGGGCGAAGAACTCGAGCTGCCCTATTTCACCCAGACGTGGCGGGCCAGGGTGTGAACACCCGCTCTCGCCTCGACAGGAAAGCCCCGCCACGGCTATAATTTCGGTATGCCTAAATTAACTATTTAGGATTCTGGAAGGGAATGGCATTGCTGGAGACCACGGACGTCACCTCCGCACCGGCACGACGAGGCAAGGGTGGACTGTTCTTCCTCTTGGGGCCTGCATTCGTCGCCGCCATCGCCTACGTGGACCCTGGCAACGTGGCCGCAAACCTCACTTCCGGCGCCACCTACGGGTATCTTCTGGTGTGGGTGCTGGTTGCCGCGAATTTCATGGCCATGCTGATCCAGTACCAGTCGGCAAAACTGGGCCTTGTCACCGGAAAATCCCTTCCGGAGCTTCTTGGCGAACGACTCTCCACCTCCGGACGGCGACTATTCTGGGTTCAAGCCGAGCTCGTCGCGATGGCCACCGATCTGGCCGAGGTGGTGGGTGGCGCCATCGCGCTGAACCTGCTGTTCGGCGTGCCGCTGCCGCTGGGCGGGCTGATCGTGGGCATTGCCTCCATGGCCCTGTTGACGGTGCAAAACCGCCGTGGCCAACGCCATTTTGAATCCATCATCATCTTCTTGCTCGTCATCATCACCGTGGGTTTCCTGGCGGGGTTGGTCCTGAGCCCGCCAGACCCGGCCGGAGTGTTGGCTGGCATGGTGCCGCGGTTCCAGGGCGCCGACAGCATCTTGCTGGCCGCCGGCATGCTTGGCGCCACCGTCATGCCGCACGCCATTTATTTGCATTCACAGTTAGCCAAGGACCGGCACACGGATGCCCGCGGCACCCCGGAACGTCTAGCCCACATCCTCAAGGCCACCCGTTGGGACGTTATCATTGCGCTTCTGCTGGCCGGTGCCGTGAACATTGGCATGCTGTTGCTGGCCGCCTCCACTTTGGAGGGAGTGGCCGGCACGGAGACCATCGAGGGCGCCCACGCCGCGATTGTGGAGAGCCTGGGCCCGGTGATCGGCGTCGTGTTCGCTGTGGGGCTGCTCGCCTCCGGACTGGCGTCCACCTCAGTAGGGGCGTATGCCGGTGCCACCATCATGAACGGCCTCCTGAAAGTCCGCATCCCGCTGCTGACCAGG
This region of Arthrobacter alpinus genomic DNA includes:
- a CDS encoding 50S ribosomal protein bL37; its protein translation is MSKRSRKRRDRKGSGANHGKRPNA
- a CDS encoding Nramp family divalent metal transporter; this encodes MALLETTDVTSAPARRGKGGLFFLLGPAFVAAIAYVDPGNVAANLTSGATYGYLLVWVLVAANFMAMLIQYQSAKLGLVTGKSLPELLGERLSTSGRRLFWVQAELVAMATDLAEVVGGAIALNLLFGVPLPLGGLIVGIASMALLTVQNRRGQRHFESIIIFLLVIITVGFLAGLVLSPPDPAGVLAGMVPRFQGADSILLAAGMLGATVMPHAIYLHSQLAKDRHTDARGTPERLAHILKATRWDVIIALLLAGAVNIGMLLLAASTLEGVAGTETIEGAHAAIVESLGPVIGVVFAVGLLASGLASTSVGAYAGATIMNGLLKVRIPLLTRRVISLIPAIGLLWLGVNPTWALIISQIVLSFGIPFALVPLLRLTSSKELMGIHRDRLPLRLASLVSVVLIVALNGVLLWLTFTGKA
- the rsrA gene encoding mycothiol system anti-sigma-R factor, with protein sequence MGDCQSLGDCDDERIARIYEYLDGALSRADLTEIKTHLDGCADCSQEYDLECVIRTVVKRSCKEAAPETLKAAILARLHAGRPAGV
- a CDS encoding aminotransferase class V-fold PLP-dependent enzyme; the protein is MSSAILENISLASSPLLPVVGNDLKAPLIHGASVRYANLDYAASAPAVEDVAAHLAQILPYYASVHRGAGFASQVSTSVYENARHIVANFLGARPDDTVIFTRNTTDSLNLLAGCVQTLLESNSNANGEVLYLDIEHHANLLPWQALPHRSVVAGDTIAATLSRVETQLRAGNVVLLAITGASNVTGEVLPVAEFSALAHKYGARIVVDAAQLAPHRRIDIAASGIDYVAFSGHKLYAPFGAGVLVGRSDWLDTGKPHLAGGGAVKDVRMESVLWTQGPARHEAGSPNVLGAATLARAAQVLGALDANQWHDHEQQLRSHLVSGLQELDGVTVHQLFTDSDAYAECGSIGVVNFSIAGYDAGLVAAYLSAEHGVGVRDGKFCAHPALRRLGLASGSLRASFGLGSRLEDAQRLIDGVGALLRNGLGWDYVVDAGRWVPANDSRTFPSWAPNTPGTAGAAPCATD
- a CDS encoding LPXTG cell wall anchor domain-containing protein is translated as MAATGANNTAAWLGGGILLLVLGSGALVFLRRWNQL
- a CDS encoding class I SAM-dependent methyltransferase; this encodes MAGTGGPVFDSTRRTEMANAFQAGGKHYDDVRPSYPLASLEWLSAGADIRDALDVGAGTGKYTQLLTGRGWAVTAVDPSTDMLEQLRHKLPQVQALVGRAEDLNLPADSVDVAVVAQAWHWCDPLLASTELARVLRPGGILGLIWNQLDVSVPWVHRLARIMHAGDVHKPGFRPDVGPEFHDLQSHATLWMQVATPEDLLELVKSRSYYLKANDTIRAKVQGNLRWYLFEHLGHAPGEELELPYFTQTWRARV
- a CDS encoding DoxX family protein, encoding MSLVRALARPMLASSFILSGLERLRHADQTAEQLSPVLSRISAALPVQTSEKSLAKILAGVQVGAGVLVATGKFSRPAAVVLAMTAGLGTVVEYRSAATDTKEGKSHRRSQLAKNIGLLGGALLASVDTAGRPGLAWRAERLIESGKKTATKKIHTADKNVRALAHDVTGQ
- a CDS encoding group III truncated hemoglobin — encoded protein: MGISAQASQHLKSGRTASHLNAYQPTHQDSAATRPDIATREDILTLVETFYTRAFADPLIGPIFTEVVHMDLVRHMPIMADFWQTVLFKAGLYSRNALKIHVDIHVKEPLTLAHFNRWLQLWSTTVDELFSGEKAEMAKVQAHLIAGSLHRRVTGRAASQHRTISMRLPEG
- the hisN gene encoding histidinol-phosphatase → MTPPQTYNDDLRLAHVLADTVDSLTMSRFKALDLQVETKPDLTPVTDADKAAEESIRSQLSRVRPRDAVLGEEFGSSGHGSRRWIIDPIDGTKNFVRGVPVWATLIALVDEGRPVVGLVSAPALGKRWWAAEGTGAYMGKSLAAATRIRVSNVTELSDASLSYSSLTGWAERGNREEFLGLTDDVWRTRAYGDFWSYCMVAEGAVDIACEPELNLYDMAALVPIITEAGGRFTSLEGVDGPFGGNALATNSILHAEVLRRLNPGWDDLLA
- a CDS encoding ribosome small subunit-dependent GTPase A, whose translation is MANDYSTWDESDVRVRPNKKGSRPRTKDRPAHDDAVIGRIITVDRGRYTGIVDEDLPTERLLIAARARELRRSPVVAGDFVALVGDTSGKPDTLARLVRVEERRTLLRRSADDTDPIERVVVANADQLVIVVAAANPEPRTGFIDRALVAAYDSGIAPILLITKADIKDPAELLANYEHLEMTVIISRTASAGAADAASAIDARSDDGDSALLAGGAVEQLREFLDGKVSVMVGHSGVGKSTMVNALTGSQRATGGVNAVTGRGRHTSSSALALRLKDGEPRSWIIDTPGIRSFGLAHVNPDRILAAFPDLQPGTDDCERGCKHDSVAVNCGLDPYVAAGHAGDAGPARLASLRRLLGTSDRTEGRAEAKELGQID
- the aroA gene encoding 3-phosphoshikimate 1-carboxyvinyltransferase, with protein sequence MTSAPWPAPFAATPLDATVTIPASKSLTNRYLVLAAVADGVCRLRAPLASRDSDLMIQALRALGAGIQEVPGSGPVPDLVVTPIPAGHCVDASVDCGLAGTVMRFVPPLAALLSGEVSFDGDPAARVRPMAPIVAALAGLGVKVSDGADGLMPFTVHGTGTVRGGHVAIDAAGSSQFISAILLVAARFTQGLHLEHTGESVPSVDHISMTVQVLRSLGVTVDDSTPKHWIVAPGPIAAFDVVLEQDLSNAGPFLAAALASRGTVRIPNWPLNTTQVGDKWREILPQFGATVSLDDGVLTVTGGPEILGVDIADTSELAPSAAALCALATGPSRLRGIAHLRGHETDRLAALVAEINALGGNAVETPDGLIINPAPLHGGVFHSYEDHRMATAGAIIGLAVPGVTVEDIATTAKTMPAFPQMWADMVAQTTVTEA
- a CDS encoding sigma-70 family RNA polymerase sigma factor yields the protein MNISEPEQVIESDAQRRSGLSREVAATVNTDVDTVDVATETVEARRIRFERDAMQYVDQLYSAAMRMARNPSDAEDLVQEAYTKAFSAFHQYKPGTNLKAWLYRILTNTYINLYRKRQREPLQSNADSVEDWQLARAESHTSRGLRSAETEALDHLPDSDVKSALQAIPEEFRLAVYFADVEGYAYKEISEIMNTPIGTVMSRLHRGRKLLRDMLGEYAVERGYANGTANELKETEK